In the genome of Maribacter forsetii DSM 18668, the window GTTGGAAAATACTAAAATAGTTACCAAGGTTTTACAGCAACAATTATCGGTAACTTTTGAATATTCAGAAATGGATATTGTAATGCGTTTGGTAAAAAAATACCAATTGAATATCGTTTCTCAAGATTTACATTTAAAATGCAAAATGATACTCTCCATCAATAAAAGTGATTTCAAAAAAACAATGAAACTTTTAAAAGCTCATCACAAATTAGAAATAAAGGAAATTGAATAATTTTCAATACCCCAATTTATCTAAAAGTATTTGCGGACATCTAGTAGGTCTTTTACGCTCCATATCCATAAAAACCAAAACAGTATTTGCCGTAGCTAATAATTCTCCTGCTTCATTTGTAATTTCATAATCAAATTCAATTCTTACAGCAGGTTTTTTATTCAAAATAACTTTAACTGTTATTAAATCATCATACAAAGCCGACTTCAAATATTTTATGGACAAACTTATTACCGGGAGCATAATTCCGCCTTCCTCCATGCTTTTGTAAGAAATACCTAACGCCCTTAACCATTCAACTCTTGCCAATTCTAAGTATTGAGCATAGTTACCATGATAGACAACCCCCATCTGGTCTGTTTCTGAGTATCTAATTCGAAAAGAAATTTCGTTTGTTCGCATTTATTTCAAGTAAAAAGTATATATTTAAAAGCTCCCCTATTGAGTAAGCGAACATGAGAAAAAAAAAGGTCAAATTCAATGACAATCGATTTTTTTTTTCAATATTTTGTTCACATATTTGCCCAAGTTGAACGAGAACCTATATTGATTTTTTATAATCACCTATAGCTCAACACTAACCATTAAAAGAGTATAATTTATTATGAGTGTTACTGCAAATTCCGTATGGAAAAACTGTTTGGTGTTTATTAAGGATAATATCCAACCGCAGGCATTCAAAACATGGTTTGAGCCCATTAAACCTATTAAACTTTCAGAAAACGCATTAAGTATTCAAGTGCCAAGTAAATTCTTTTACGAGTGGCTAGAAGAACATTATGTTAAACTTTTAAAAGTTGCTTTAACCAAAGAGTTAGGTGAATCTGCAAAGTTGGTTTATATCATTAGAATGGAAAACACCTATGGTAACAAAGAGCCTTTTACAGAAAAGATTCCAAGTTCCAACAGAGGTGCAATGGCCGCTCAAGAAATGGATGTCCCAATTAAATCTAAAAATCCAGAATTACGTAATCCGTTCGTAATTCCAGGTATTAGAAATATCAAAATAGAATCACAGTTAAATCCTAATTATAACTTTGACAACTTCCTAGAAGGTGACTCTAACAGATTGGCAAGATCTGCAGGTATGGCTGTTGCCAATAAACCAGGTGGCACATCTTTTAATCCGTTATTGGTTTTTGGCGGTGTAGGTCTTGGAAAAACTCACTTAGCTCATGCTATTGGTGTTGAAATAAAAGATAAATATCCTGAACGTACTGTTTTATATATTTCCGCTGAGAAATTTACACAGCAGTATATTGAATCTGTTAAGAAAAATACTAGAAATGACTTTATTCATTTCTATCAGTTAATAGATGTATTGATTATTGATGATGTACAATTCTTATCAGGTAAATCTGGTACGCAAGATGTATTCTTCCATATTTTCAACCATTTACACCAAAATGGAAAACAAGTTATTTTAACTTCAGACAAAGCGCCTGTAGATATGCAGGATATTGAACAACGCTTACTTTCTCGTTTCAAATGGGGATTATCGGCAGAACTGCAGAGTCCTGATTACGAAACAAGAATCTCTATCTTAAAGAATAAGTTATATAGAGATGGTGTTGAAATACCTGAAGACATCATAGAATATGTTGCTAAACATATTAAAACAAATATTAGAGAATTAGAAGGTGCCATTATCTCCCTAATAGCACAGTCTACTTTAAATAAAAGAGAGGTTACTATTGAGCTTGCTCAACAGGTTGTAGAAAAGTTTGTAAAGAACACCAAACGCGAAGTATCTATTGACTACATACAAAAAGTAGTTTCTGATTACTTTGAAATGGACGTTGCCACGTTACAGTCTAAAACAAGAAAAAGACACATTGTACAGGCTAGACAATTAGCGATGTTCTTTGCTAAGAAGTTTACCAAAGCTTCATTAGCAAGTATTGGTTCGCAAATTGGAAAAAGAGATCATGCTACTGTTTTACACGCATGTAAAACTGTTGACAATCTTGCCGAAACCGACAAACAGTTTCGCAAATACATAGATGACCTTACTAAGAAATTTTCTTAAAACTTACGTTACATGAAAGTGTTGATGGTTTGCCTGGGCAATATATGTAGGTCTCCATTAGCAGAGGGCATTCTAAAAAGTAAAGTTGACGCTACCAAAATTTTCGTTGATTCGGCAGGTACCGGAGGTTATCATATTGGTAATTCTCCTGACCCAAGATCGATTAAAGTAGCCCTTGAACATGGTTTGGACATAAGCTCCCAAGTTTGTAGAAAATTTACCGTTTCTGATTTTGATGCTTTTGATGTGATATATGCCATGGACAAAAGTAACTACGCCAATATCATAAGTCTAGCAAGAAATAATGATGAGGTAGAAAAAGTGAAGCTTATCTTAAATGAAATAAGTTCTTCTGATAAAGAAGTGCCAGATCCATATTATGATGCTGAAGACGGATTTGAACATGTATTTCAAATGATCGACCAAGCTTGCGATAGGATAGCCGTAAGATTACAAAGTAAATAAATGAGTGTGCAAAACGGAAAAACAGGACAAGTATATTTAATACCTACAACATTAGGCGATATGCCACCTTTAGAGGTTTTACCAATCTCAATTAAACAAACAATTGAAAAATTAGACCACTACGTGGTTGAAAATGAAAAAACCGCTCGTCGTTTTATCAAAAAAATCAGCCCTAGAAAATCGCAACCAGATTTAAAACTATTTGTTTTAAACAAGTTTACGGAACCTGCTGAGATCCCAAGTTTTTTGAATCCGTGTTTAGAAGGTTTTGATGTAGGAATACTATCTGAAGCCGGCTGTCCAGGTATTGCGGATCCAGGAGCTGCAGTAGTTAAAATTGCACATGATAAAAATATTCAAGTAATACCTTTGGTTGGTCCCTCTTCCATACTATTAGCTTTGATGGCAAGTGGCATGAACGGTCAAAATTTTGCTTTTAATGGCTACCTACCTATTGATAGTTCTGACCGTAAAAAGTACATCAAGAATTTGGAACGCAGATCTAAAGAAGAAAACCAATCTCAACTATTTATTGAAACACCCTACCGTAATAACAAAATGCTAGAAGAGCTTATTAAAACATTAGCTCCAAGCACAAGAATATGCGTAGCTGCCGATATTACATTACCTACGGAATACATTAAAACCAAGACGGCTATAAATTGGAAAAAAGAGAATGTAGATTTACACAAAAGACCTGCTATTTTTATAATTCAGGCATAAAAAAACCTTGACAAAAAAATGCCAAGGTTTCCCATTTTCATATCTACTTAAACTCTTATATTCTAGGATTACGTTTTGCCTCTACCATAGAAACATCATAACCCGCAAACTTTTTCATATAATTAGAAATACTGGTTCCATAACCATCTGAAAGCTCCATACGACCGTGAGATCTTAGATATAATTTTACATTACCAGGTCCTGCTAAATGTGCAGCAGCCAAAATACCAGATTCCGTTATTTGTATACCATTCATTTTTACACCAACATAACGTTTAATATCTCTTCTTAAGACCCATTTGTTACGTGACGTGTTCACCTGAAATACTTTTTCTTGCAACACCGGGTCACTCAAAAACTGGTTGCCATCATAAACACCAACTAACTCTAGCGTACCTAGACCAAATTGATACTTACCCAAGTAACCAAAAGTATTGATCACAAAATAATTGCCTTGAGACTCTTTAAAAGCCAATGCTTCTTTAAAGCCTATAAATTGACTACCAAGAAAGGGGGGAGCGATTTGATAATTTGCCAATAAAGCCTCTTCCTGAGGGTAAGAAACCAAAAAAGATTCCTTCACTTTTAACTGGCTAGGCACTTCAACCGTAAAAGGTTTAAACCCATAACCAGATAAAACAAAAATCACAATAAGAGGACAACTTGCTAATATCCATCTTCTCATACCATATATTTCTTAAGACTTACGGCGACTACTATTTGCTTGCTTAAATTTCTGCGGCAAAGGTAGACCTGAAATTTTAAGAGTTTAAGAAGGTTCTGTTAAAAGAATACAGAATTAGTTAACAAGTTCTAAAATTCGGACGAAAGCTTACCTCTTGATTTTCTGAGCGTTAATCCATCGGATGTACTGTGCTTTATTTCGGTTGTGTTGCGTTAAATTCTCTGCAAACATGTGATAACCGAACTTTTCTACATTTGCTACAAAATAGTAATAATTGTGCTTTTTGGGGTTCAAAACAGCATCTATTGCAGT includes:
- the dnaA gene encoding chromosomal replication initiator protein DnaA, with the translated sequence MSVTANSVWKNCLVFIKDNIQPQAFKTWFEPIKPIKLSENALSIQVPSKFFYEWLEEHYVKLLKVALTKELGESAKLVYIIRMENTYGNKEPFTEKIPSSNRGAMAAQEMDVPIKSKNPELRNPFVIPGIRNIKIESQLNPNYNFDNFLEGDSNRLARSAGMAVANKPGGTSFNPLLVFGGVGLGKTHLAHAIGVEIKDKYPERTVLYISAEKFTQQYIESVKKNTRNDFIHFYQLIDVLIIDDVQFLSGKSGTQDVFFHIFNHLHQNGKQVILTSDKAPVDMQDIEQRLLSRFKWGLSAELQSPDYETRISILKNKLYRDGVEIPEDIIEYVAKHIKTNIRELEGAIISLIAQSTLNKREVTIELAQQVVEKFVKNTKREVSIDYIQKVVSDYFEMDVATLQSKTRKRHIVQARQLAMFFAKKFTKASLASIGSQIGKRDHATVLHACKTVDNLAETDKQFRKYIDDLTKKFS
- a CDS encoding acyl-CoA thioesterase translates to MRTNEISFRIRYSETDQMGVVYHGNYAQYLELARVEWLRALGISYKSMEEGGIMLPVISLSIKYLKSALYDDLITVKVILNKKPAVRIEFDYEITNEAGELLATANTVLVFMDMERKRPTRCPQILLDKLGY
- a CDS encoding low molecular weight protein-tyrosine-phosphatase, whose amino-acid sequence is MKVLMVCLGNICRSPLAEGILKSKVDATKIFVDSAGTGGYHIGNSPDPRSIKVALEHGLDISSQVCRKFTVSDFDAFDVIYAMDKSNYANIISLARNNDEVEKVKLILNEISSSDKEVPDPYYDAEDGFEHVFQMIDQACDRIAVRLQSK
- a CDS encoding SAM-dependent methyltransferase, whose amino-acid sequence is MSVQNGKTGQVYLIPTTLGDMPPLEVLPISIKQTIEKLDHYVVENEKTARRFIKKISPRKSQPDLKLFVLNKFTEPAEIPSFLNPCLEGFDVGILSEAGCPGIADPGAAVVKIAHDKNIQVIPLVGPSSILLALMASGMNGQNFAFNGYLPIDSSDRKKYIKNLERRSKEENQSQLFIETPYRNNKMLEELIKTLAPSTRICVAADITLPTEYIKTKTAINWKKENVDLHKRPAIFIIQA